In the Bradyrhizobium guangzhouense genome, one interval contains:
- the mazG gene encoding nucleoside triphosphate pyrophosphohydrolase, with translation MTPSRDISRLIEIMAALRTPVTGCPWDLEQDFSTIAPYTIEEAYEVVDAIDRGDLDDLREELGDLLLQVVFHAQMASEQNAFAFGDVVEAITRKMIRRHPHVFADKDGNLASSHVKEVWDRIKAEEKAERAARRPPETTPQHTSLLSGVKAGQPALTRAMELQRKASTVGFDWNDPRAVLQKIREEADEIEAALDRNDKQEIAEETGDLMFALVNLARHVDADPEAALRATNAKFEKRFAYIERALEAQGRTLEQASLAEMDALWDAAKRETKPASEGRREARR, from the coding sequence ATGACCCCTTCCCGCGATATTTCCCGCCTGATCGAGATCATGGCGGCGCTGCGCACGCCGGTGACCGGTTGCCCCTGGGACCTCGAGCAGGATTTTTCGACGATCGCGCCCTACACGATCGAGGAAGCCTATGAGGTGGTCGACGCCATCGACCGCGGCGATCTCGACGATCTGCGCGAGGAGCTCGGCGACCTCCTGCTGCAGGTGGTGTTCCACGCCCAGATGGCGTCCGAGCAGAACGCCTTCGCGTTCGGCGACGTGGTCGAGGCGATCACACGGAAAATGATCCGGCGTCATCCCCATGTCTTCGCCGACAAGGACGGCAATCTCGCCTCCTCCCACGTCAAGGAGGTCTGGGACCGCATCAAGGCCGAGGAGAAAGCCGAGCGCGCCGCGCGCCGGCCGCCGGAGACAACGCCGCAGCACACGTCGTTGCTGTCGGGCGTCAAGGCCGGCCAGCCCGCGCTGACGCGCGCGATGGAGCTGCAGCGCAAGGCCTCGACCGTCGGCTTCGACTGGAACGATCCGCGCGCGGTGCTGCAAAAAATCCGCGAGGAAGCCGACGAGATCGAAGCCGCGCTCGACCGCAACGACAAGCAGGAGATCGCGGAGGAGACCGGCGACCTCATGTTCGCCCTCGTCAACCTCGCCCGCCATGTCGATGCAGATCCGGAAGCCGCGCTGCGCGCGACCAACGCGAAATTCGAAAAGCGCTTTGCCTATATCGAGCGCGCGCTGGAGGCGCAGGGACGCACGCTGGAGCAGGCGTCGCTGGCGGAGATGGACGCGCTGTGGGATGCGGCGAAGCGCGAGACGAAACCTGCATCAGAAGGACGCAGGGAAGCGCGCCGCTAA
- a CDS encoding helix-turn-helix domain-containing protein, with amino-acid sequence MSDLRAATRQSTARTGIIEFEGARGTVSIPCTIADVSGTGARLRLDWSLAFPKVATLIFADGLRKACRVAWQKRRLLGVAFADGVASADEQALMMTEEEQALHRRHIGAQVKGAREARGYTEAQIANLVGISPDFVTRAERGEISIPLHQLTRMADLFLVDLDSLVAGPASIDRPPAEALLR; translated from the coding sequence ATGAGCGACTTGCGCGCTGCGACCAGGCAATCCACGGCAAGAACCGGGATCATCGAGTTCGAAGGCGCCAGGGGAACGGTGAGCATCCCCTGCACCATCGCTGACGTCTCCGGCACCGGCGCGCGGTTGAGGCTCGACTGGTCGCTGGCGTTTCCGAAAGTGGCCACGCTGATCTTCGCCGACGGCTTGCGCAAGGCCTGCCGCGTGGCCTGGCAAAAGCGGCGGCTGCTCGGTGTCGCGTTCGCCGATGGCGTCGCGAGTGCCGACGAGCAGGCCCTGATGATGACCGAGGAGGAGCAGGCCCTGCACCGGCGGCACATTGGCGCCCAGGTCAAAGGCGCGCGCGAGGCCCGTGGCTACACCGAGGCCCAGATCGCGAACCTCGTCGGCATTTCGCCCGACTTCGTCACGCGTGCCGAACGTGGCGAGATCAGCATCCCGCTGCACCAGCTCACCCGCATGGCCGACCTGTTTCTGGTTGACCTCGACAGTCTCGTCGCAGGCCCGGCGTCGATCGACCGTCCGCCGGCTGAGGCCCTGCTCCGCTAG
- a CDS encoding enoyl-CoA hydratase/isomerase family protein: MKDLVKIEKGLGPEGRIAVVRFDRHDGINALSPEAMRQLTAAARSFEDDAATSVVVLAGNAGAFSAGFDLKDAEGHARKDMDLGALRRHLKLGPRLTHAWQEMEQITIAAIEGFCIGGGVALAVALDFRIMGSDAHLRVPEIGLGMNMSWQSIPRMLHLIGPARTKQAVILADERINADEAYQWGLVEQVVDPGRAFDAAIELARKVAAQPPLSVAMTKLTVNRLAHALDDLASHMDVDQFALASLSEDHKEGVEAFLGRRKPRFRGR; encoded by the coding sequence ATGAAGGACTTGGTCAAGATCGAGAAAGGTCTCGGGCCCGAGGGACGGATCGCGGTCGTGCGGTTCGACCGTCATGACGGCATCAATGCCTTGTCGCCGGAGGCGATGCGGCAGCTCACGGCGGCCGCGCGCAGTTTTGAGGACGACGCGGCGACGTCGGTCGTGGTTCTGGCCGGCAATGCCGGCGCCTTCAGCGCCGGTTTCGACCTGAAGGACGCTGAAGGGCATGCGCGCAAGGACATGGATCTCGGTGCGCTGCGGCGGCATCTGAAGCTCGGGCCGCGCCTGACACACGCCTGGCAGGAGATGGAGCAGATCACGATCGCCGCGATCGAAGGCTTTTGCATCGGCGGCGGCGTGGCGCTCGCGGTCGCGCTCGACTTCCGCATCATGGGGAGCGACGCGCATCTGCGGGTGCCCGAGATCGGGCTCGGCATGAACATGAGTTGGCAGAGCATCCCGCGCATGCTGCATCTGATCGGACCGGCCCGCACCAAGCAGGCGGTGATTCTGGCCGATGAACGCATCAACGCAGACGAAGCCTATCAATGGGGCCTGGTGGAACAGGTCGTCGACCCCGGCAGGGCCTTTGATGCCGCCATCGAGCTGGCCCGCAAGGTGGCCGCGCAGCCGCCGCTGTCGGTTGCCATGACCAAGCTGACCGTCAACCGGCTCGCGCATGCGCTGGACGATCTCGCCAGCCACATGGATGTCGACCAGTTTGCGCTCGCAAGCCTCAGCGAGGACCACAAGGAGGGTGTCGAGGCATTCCTGGGCCGCCGCAAGCCGCGCTTCCGGGGACGCTAG
- a CDS encoding primary-amine oxidase: MLDTVNASSSTQLATPHPLDPLTAEEITAACALVRAASASPANCRFPTVRLEEPTKQELAAGATPRRAFALTLDVVTGEAIEHIVDLGRNEIVARKVIPNREAPYGQPSVMLEEFFKCEAVVKADPGWRAAMVRRGLTDKDIELVQVDPFSSGFFDFDYERGARIVRAVSFFREHLQDNGYAHPIEGVVAVVDLIGGRVIDLTDADPIVPIPRKKRNYGAHEVANPRIDIKPLHIEQPEGPSFKVDGWKVDWQKWSFRVGFTPREGLVLHQLAYQDGMRRRSLIHRASVTEMVVPYADPTANHFWKSAFDAGEYGLGMLANALELGCDCLGHIRYFDVPAADNNGNPFVMQNAICMHEEDYGIAWKHYEFRNGLFEVRRSRRLVISFFATVGNYDYGFYWYLYQDGTIQLETKLTGIIQTAAVQPGETYKWGGMVDDVLGGPTHQHFFNVRMHMDLDGGGNTVSEHEFVPRPWGADNPHGNAFDTTTRVLSRERDAAATANGETGRFWKISNPNETNSVGNAPAYKLMVNPSPLMLAQEGSYVRRRGGFATKHVWVTAFDKDEKYASGDYPNNHAGGDGLPRYAAQNRNIENADIVLWHSFGHTHICKPEDFPIMPVEYAGFTLKPTGFFAANAAFDIPPDRNSRSVLAGEQDAASGACCHKG, encoded by the coding sequence ATGCTCGATACAGTCAATGCCAGTTCATCAACGCAGCTCGCGACGCCGCATCCGCTCGATCCCTTGACCGCCGAGGAGATCACTGCGGCCTGCGCGCTGGTCCGCGCGGCGTCAGCCTCGCCGGCGAACTGCCGCTTCCCCACTGTTCGGCTGGAAGAGCCGACCAAGCAGGAGCTGGCCGCGGGCGCGACGCCACGTCGTGCATTCGCGCTGACTCTCGACGTGGTGACGGGCGAGGCGATCGAGCACATCGTCGACCTCGGCCGCAACGAGATCGTCGCCCGAAAGGTCATCCCGAACCGCGAGGCACCCTATGGGCAGCCATCGGTAATGCTGGAGGAGTTCTTCAAGTGCGAGGCCGTCGTGAAGGCCGATCCGGGCTGGCGCGCGGCGATGGTTCGGCGGGGGCTCACCGACAAGGACATCGAGCTGGTCCAGGTCGATCCGTTCTCCTCGGGCTTCTTCGATTTCGACTATGAACGCGGCGCGCGCATCGTTCGCGCCGTCAGCTTCTTCCGCGAACATCTCCAGGACAACGGCTACGCCCATCCGATCGAGGGCGTGGTCGCCGTCGTCGACCTCATCGGCGGCAGGGTCATCGACCTCACCGACGCGGATCCGATCGTGCCGATCCCGCGCAAGAAGCGGAACTACGGCGCCCATGAGGTCGCCAATCCCCGCATCGACATCAAGCCGCTGCATATCGAGCAGCCGGAAGGTCCAAGCTTCAAGGTCGATGGCTGGAAGGTCGACTGGCAGAAATGGAGTTTTCGGGTCGGCTTCACGCCGCGCGAGGGACTGGTGCTGCACCAGCTCGCCTACCAGGACGGGATGCGCAGACGCTCGCTGATCCATCGCGCCAGCGTCACCGAGATGGTGGTGCCTTACGCCGATCCGACCGCGAACCATTTCTGGAAGTCGGCGTTCGATGCCGGCGAATACGGCCTCGGCATGCTGGCCAACGCGCTGGAGCTCGGCTGCGACTGCCTCGGTCATATCAGGTATTTCGACGTGCCGGCCGCCGACAACAACGGCAACCCCTTCGTCATGCAGAACGCCATCTGCATGCATGAAGAAGACTACGGAATTGCCTGGAAACACTACGAATTCCGCAACGGCCTGTTCGAGGTGCGCCGTTCCCGACGGCTCGTGATCTCGTTCTTCGCCACCGTCGGCAATTACGATTACGGATTCTACTGGTACCTCTACCAGGACGGCACCATCCAGCTCGAGACAAAACTCACCGGCATCATCCAGACCGCAGCCGTGCAGCCGGGCGAGACGTACAAATGGGGCGGCATGGTCGACGATGTCCTCGGCGGCCCGACGCACCAGCACTTCTTCAACGTGCGCATGCACATGGATCTGGACGGCGGCGGCAACACCGTCAGTGAGCACGAATTCGTGCCGCGGCCCTGGGGCGCGGACAACCCGCATGGCAACGCCTTCGACACGACGACGCGCGTGCTGTCACGCGAGCGCGATGCGGCGGCCACCGCCAATGGCGAGACCGGCCGGTTCTGGAAGATCAGCAATCCCAACGAGACCAACTCGGTCGGCAACGCGCCAGCCTACAAGCTCATGGTCAATCCGAGCCCGCTGATGCTGGCGCAGGAGGGTAGCTATGTGCGCAGGCGCGGCGGTTTCGCCACCAAGCACGTCTGGGTCACCGCCTTCGACAAGGACGAGAAATACGCCAGCGGCGACTATCCCAACAACCATGCCGGCGGCGACGGGTTGCCGCGCTACGCCGCGCAGAACCGCAACATCGAGAACGCCGATATCGTGCTGTGGCACTCGTTCGGCCACACCCACATCTGCAAGCCCGAGGATTTTCCGATCATGCCGGTCGAATATGCCGGCTTCACGCTGAAGCCGACCGGCTTCTTCGCGGCCAACGCGGCCTTCGACATCCCGCCGGACCGCAACAGCCGCAGCGTGCTCGCGGGCGAACAGGACGCCGCCAGCGGGGCATGCTGCCACAAGGGCTAG
- a CDS encoding serine hydrolase domain-containing protein codes for MRPTEIMRGSPPVPEAQVTRANWRSFPAIRWGFTHTREVLPTAEIRRSAQPTPIVSAPRELAKLAFTAPDGKATTIEATLRETFADALLVMHRGTLIHEWYGDGMSVTTPHLICSISKAISGTLGGVLAARGLVDPEARVVRYVPELETSVYGTCTVRNLLDMAVAIQFEEDYEDPAGDVARYRFSSGWDVPPPGVEPSHQRAYLATLRGTGKPHGKVFHYVSTNTEVLGWIYERACGMPYHRILSDYLWQPLGAEEDGSLTLDSHGMGRIAGGISVTARDLLRFGEMMRNRGVVEGRQVVPGWWIDDIRENGDPKAWADGDLAEFFPGARYRGKWFTIDPARNALTAIGIHGQHLYVDLDADIVIVKLATQPKAMDVPVDQRWFAAFRAIATHLAPR; via the coding sequence ATGCGACCGACCGAGATCATGCGCGGCAGCCCGCCGGTGCCGGAGGCCCAGGTGACCCGCGCCAACTGGCGGAGTTTTCCAGCCATCCGGTGGGGCTTTACCCACACCCGTGAAGTGCTGCCGACCGCCGAAATCCGTCGCTCTGCACAGCCGACGCCGATCGTGAGCGCACCGCGCGAGTTGGCCAAGCTCGCCTTCACCGCCCCCGATGGCAAAGCAACCACGATCGAGGCGACGCTGCGAGAGACCTTCGCCGATGCGCTGCTGGTCATGCATCGGGGCACGCTGATCCACGAATGGTACGGCGACGGCATGAGCGTGACCACGCCGCATCTGATCTGCTCGATCAGCAAAGCGATATCAGGCACGCTCGGCGGCGTACTGGCCGCGCGCGGCCTGGTCGATCCCGAGGCGAGGGTGGTGCGCTACGTGCCGGAGCTCGAGACCTCGGTCTACGGAACCTGCACAGTCCGCAACCTTCTCGACATGGCTGTCGCCATCCAGTTCGAGGAGGACTACGAGGACCCCGCCGGCGATGTGGCGCGCTATCGCTTCTCCTCGGGCTGGGATGTGCCGCCGCCTGGCGTCGAGCCCAGCCATCAGCGCGCCTATCTCGCGACGCTGCGAGGCACCGGCAAGCCGCACGGCAAGGTGTTCCACTACGTCTCGACCAACACCGAGGTGCTCGGCTGGATCTATGAGCGCGCCTGCGGCATGCCCTACCACCGCATCCTCTCCGACTATCTGTGGCAGCCCCTGGGCGCGGAGGAAGACGGTTCGCTCACGCTGGACAGCCACGGCATGGGCCGCATCGCCGGCGGCATCTCCGTGACCGCGCGCGATTTGTTGCGCTTCGGCGAGATGATGCGCAATCGCGGCGTGGTCGAGGGGCGGCAGGTGGTGCCGGGCTGGTGGATCGACGATATCAGAGAGAACGGCGATCCCAAGGCCTGGGCGGACGGCGATCTCGCCGAATTCTTCCCGGGCGCGCGCTATCGCGGCAAATGGTTCACGATCGATCCGGCGCGCAATGCGCTCACCGCGATCGGCATCCACGGCCAGCATCTCTATGTCGATCTCGACGCGGACATCGTCATCGTCAAGCTGGCGACGCAGCCCAAGGCGATGGACGTGCCGGTCGACCAGCGTTGGTTTGCCGCCTTCCGCGCCATCGCGACACATCTCGCTCCGCGCTGA
- the nthA gene encoding nitrile hydratase subunit alpha, with protein sequence MSHDHDHHHHHDHDHSELSETELRVRALETVLTEKGYVEPAALDAIIQAYETKIGPHNGARVVAKAWTDPAFKAALLEDGSKAIGTLGHVSRVGDHLVVVENTAKRHNMVVCTLCSCYPWEMLGLPPVWYKASPYRSRAVKDPRGVLADFGVSVPKDVEIRVWDSTAETRFLVLPMRPAGTEGWSEAQLAELVTRDSMIGTGFPKTPGAPS encoded by the coding sequence ATGAGCCACGATCACGACCATCATCATCACCACGATCACGATCATTCGGAACTGTCCGAGACCGAACTGCGCGTGCGCGCGCTCGAGACTGTCCTGACCGAGAAGGGCTATGTCGAGCCGGCTGCGCTCGACGCCATCATTCAGGCCTACGAGACCAAGATCGGCCCGCACAACGGCGCCCGCGTCGTCGCCAAGGCCTGGACCGACCCGGCGTTCAAGGCGGCGCTGCTGGAGGACGGCAGCAAGGCGATCGGCACGCTCGGCCATGTCAGCCGCGTCGGCGACCATCTCGTCGTGGTCGAGAATACGGCCAAACGTCACAACATGGTCGTGTGCACGTTGTGCTCCTGCTACCCCTGGGAAATGCTGGGGCTGCCGCCGGTCTGGTACAAGGCCTCGCCCTACCGTTCGCGCGCCGTGAAGGATCCGCGCGGCGTGCTCGCCGATTTCGGCGTGAGTGTGCCCAAGGACGTCGAGATCCGGGTGTGGGATTCCACCGCCGAGACGCGCTTCCTGGTGCTGCCGATGCGCCCCGCAGGCACGGAAGGATGGAGCGAGGCGCAGCTTGCCGAGCTCGTGACGCGCGACTCCATGATCGGGACCGGCTTTCCCAAAACGCCGGGAGCACCGTCGTGA
- a CDS encoding helix-turn-helix domain-containing protein, with the protein MALSATLPIQDSAANLFQASSTDVDEHCAGLGRWRLSYDQISAGAFRGSFTQLSLPRVEVFREITSQQVRQYGQLGANSFGIGLPWHGDGEINCNGASVAGAQVITCIDAEVDMCTPKAFEFRGVVTSAALIEELAARLDIELPRTVWHQLRAMEMAEAPVARLRAHLAAIQEMITTAPERFDDAGVRQALVDALLVDIMDMLPTARPTAPGRNVVARKRTVDRARALMHGSGDRSLSLLEICKAVGASPRKLGYCFQEVLGTSPMHYWRAMRLNRVRRDLKRGTEASVYDVAVQHGFWHFSQFSLDYKRHFSELPSETLRRARSSPAICTSWTSHQSTSSSP; encoded by the coding sequence ATGGCCTTAAGCGCAACTCTTCCGATTCAAGACTCGGCTGCCAACCTGTTTCAGGCGAGCAGCACGGACGTGGACGAGCATTGCGCCGGGCTCGGTCGTTGGCGGCTGAGCTACGACCAGATCAGCGCCGGCGCGTTCCGCGGCAGCTTCACCCAGCTCTCCCTGCCCCGCGTCGAGGTGTTCCGCGAGATCACCAGCCAGCAGGTTCGCCAATATGGCCAGCTAGGCGCCAACAGTTTTGGCATCGGCCTGCCCTGGCATGGCGACGGCGAGATCAATTGCAACGGCGCCAGCGTTGCAGGCGCGCAAGTGATCACCTGCATCGACGCCGAGGTCGACATGTGCACGCCGAAGGCGTTCGAGTTTCGCGGCGTCGTCACCAGCGCGGCGCTGATCGAGGAGCTGGCCGCTCGCCTCGACATCGAGCTGCCGCGCACGGTCTGGCACCAGCTGCGGGCGATGGAGATGGCGGAGGCGCCGGTCGCGCGGCTGCGCGCGCACCTCGCAGCGATCCAGGAGATGATCACGACGGCGCCTGAACGCTTCGACGATGCGGGCGTCCGGCAAGCGCTGGTAGATGCTCTCCTCGTCGACATCATGGACATGCTGCCGACGGCACGCCCGACAGCTCCCGGCCGCAATGTCGTGGCACGCAAGCGTACTGTCGACCGCGCCCGCGCCCTGATGCATGGCAGCGGCGACCGCTCGCTCTCGCTGCTCGAGATCTGCAAGGCGGTGGGCGCCAGCCCGCGCAAGCTCGGCTATTGCTTCCAGGAGGTCCTGGGCACGAGCCCGATGCACTATTGGCGCGCGATGCGGTTGAACCGCGTGCGGCGCGACCTCAAGCGCGGCACTGAAGCGTCGGTCTACGACGTCGCCGTGCAGCACGGCTTCTGGCACTTCAGCCAGTTCTCGCTCGACTACAAGCGGCACTTCTCCGAGCTGCCCTCGGAGACGCTGCGGCGCGCCAGATCATCGCCGGCGATCTGCACGAGCTGGACCAGCCATCAATCGACTTCGAGTAGCCCGTAG
- a CDS encoding nitrile hydratase accessory protein, with the protein MSSSAAAAATAAIPSIPRDDDGPVFRAPWEAHAFAMALTLHDRGVFTWPEWAAALASEIKRAQAAGDPDTGETYYLHWLATLEGLVARKGVASAETLHRYRDAWDHAADRTPHGKPIELRDEDFC; encoded by the coding sequence ATGAGCAGCAGCGCTGCTGCCGCAGCGACGGCCGCCATTCCAAGCATTCCGCGTGACGACGACGGTCCGGTGTTTCGCGCGCCGTGGGAGGCGCACGCCTTTGCGATGGCGCTGACGCTACACGATCGCGGCGTGTTCACCTGGCCCGAATGGGCTGCAGCCTTGGCCTCCGAGATCAAGCGCGCGCAGGCCGCCGGCGACCCTGATACGGGCGAGACCTACTATCTGCACTGGCTCGCTACGCTGGAGGGCCTCGTCGCACGCAAGGGAGTCGCGTCCGCGGAGACGCTGCATCGCTATCGTGACGCATGGGACCATGCCGCAGATCGCACGCCGCATGGCAAGCCGATCGAGCTGCGGGACGAGGATTTTTGCTAG
- the queC gene encoding 7-cyano-7-deazaguanine synthase QueC: MSDKFSSETALVLFSGGQDSTTCLAWALSRFARVETLGFEYGQRHAVELDCRDRLFEGIKALRADWAAKLGDSHTLSIPTLAAVSETALTRDVAIAMGADGLPNTFVPGRNLVFLTFAAALAYRRGISHIVGGMCETDYSGYPDCRDETIRAMQSALSLGMARRFELHTPLMWIDKAATWKLAHDLGGDALVDLIREQSHTCYLGERGARHDWGYGCGECPACSLRAKGWREFVAGR; encoded by the coding sequence ATGAGCGACAAATTTTCCTCCGAAACCGCGCTGGTGCTGTTTTCCGGCGGCCAGGATTCCACCACCTGCCTTGCCTGGGCGCTCAGCCGCTTCGCGCGCGTGGAGACCCTGGGGTTCGAGTATGGCCAGCGCCATGCCGTCGAGCTTGACTGCCGCGACCGCCTGTTCGAGGGCATCAAGGCCCTGCGCGCGGATTGGGCGGCAAAGCTCGGCGATAGCCACACCCTGTCGATCCCGACGCTGGCGGCCGTGTCCGAGACTGCGCTGACGCGCGATGTCGCGATCGCGATGGGCGCCGACGGCCTGCCGAACACTTTCGTGCCCGGCCGTAACCTCGTGTTCCTGACATTCGCCGCGGCGCTGGCCTATCGGCGCGGCATTAGCCACATCGTCGGCGGCATGTGCGAGACCGACTATTCCGGCTATCCCGATTGCCGCGACGAGACCATCCGCGCCATGCAATCAGCGCTCTCGCTCGGCATGGCCCGGCGGTTCGAGTTACACACGCCGCTGATGTGGATCGACAAGGCCGCGACGTGGAAGCTCGCGCATGATCTCGGTGGCGATGCGCTGGTCGATCTGATCCGCGAGCAGTCGCACACCTGCTATCTCGGCGAACGCGGCGCGCGGCACGATTGGGGATATGGGTGCGGCGAGTGCCCGGCGTGCAGCCTGCGGGCGAAGGGGTGGCGGGAATTTGTAGCAGGGCGATAG
- the nthB gene encoding nitrile hydratase subunit beta: MNGVHDMGGMDGFGKVEPEPNEPMFHEEWESRVLAMVRAMGAAGAFNIDTSRFYRETIPPHVYLSSSYYKKWFLGLEEMLIEKGYLTREEVAAGHAMQPGKALKHGKFDLGQVERIMVRGQFARPAPSPAKFNIGDRVRAKNIHPATHTRLPRYVRGHVGVVELNHGCHVFPDTAAMERGENPQWLYTVVFEGRDLWGADGDPTLKVSIDAFEPYLDPA; this comes from the coding sequence GTGAACGGCGTGCACGACATGGGCGGCATGGATGGGTTCGGCAAGGTCGAGCCCGAGCCGAACGAGCCGATGTTCCATGAAGAATGGGAGTCCCGCGTGCTCGCCATGGTCCGCGCGATGGGCGCGGCCGGCGCGTTCAACATCGACACCTCGCGCTTCTATCGCGAGACGATTCCGCCGCACGTCTATCTCTCCAGCTCCTACTACAAAAAGTGGTTCCTGGGCCTCGAGGAGATGCTGATCGAGAAAGGCTACCTCACCCGTGAGGAGGTCGCTGCCGGCCATGCCATGCAGCCCGGCAAGGCGCTCAAGCACGGCAAGTTCGATCTCGGTCAAGTCGAGCGCATCATGGTGCGCGGCCAATTCGCCCGCCCTGCTCCGTCGCCGGCAAAATTCAACATCGGCGACCGTGTGCGTGCCAAGAACATCCATCCGGCGACGCATACCCGGCTGCCGCGCTATGTCCGCGGCCATGTCGGCGTGGTCGAGCTCAACCACGGCTGCCACGTGTTTCCTGACACGGCGGCGATGGAGCGTGGCGAGAATCCGCAATGGCTCTACACGGTCGTGTTCGAAGGCCGCGACCTCTGGGGCGCGGACGGTGATCCGACCCTGAAGGTCTCGATCGACGCGTTCGAGCCCTACCTGGATCCGGCGTGA